A single region of the Hyphomicrobiales bacterium genome encodes:
- a CDS encoding hypothetical protein (Evidence 5 : Unknown function), translating to MSSIRLSVIQRYPHLSHSSSNLAVGIEGGVATGALHLASGALIYGPLDYQRVILWMKRALASTALSP from the coding sequence GTGTCTTCGATCCGACTTAGCGTCATTCAGCGATATCCGCATCTTTCCCATTCAAGTTCGAATTTAGCCGTCGGGATTGAAGGCGGCGTCGCTACAGGTGCCCTTCATTTGGCATCAGGCGCTCTGATTTATGGCCCCTTGGACTATCAGCGGGTCATTCTCTGGATGAAGAGGGCTCTCGCGTCGACGGCATTGTCACCTTGA
- the ybgC gene encoding Acyl-CoA thioesterase YbgC produces the protein MSETQRTDFSYLAGQLIDGVHRLPVRIYYEDTDFSGIVYHAGYLRFLERGRTDFLRLAGVDQSVLHDEGQGLAFAVRRMTIDFIRPARMDDVVEVETRMAEVRGASLVIAQSIKRGDDVIVTADVRVALIRGGVPARIPEPLRRILSGDAKV, from the coding sequence ATGAGTGAAACGCAACGCACCGACTTTTCCTATCTCGCCGGCCAGTTGATCGACGGTGTTCACCGCCTGCCCGTGCGCATCTATTATGAGGATACGGATTTCTCGGGCATCGTCTACCACGCCGGATACTTGCGTTTCCTGGAACGGGGTCGGACGGATTTCCTGCGGCTGGCGGGCGTCGACCAGTCCGTCCTTCATGACGAGGGGCAGGGCCTTGCCTTCGCCGTGCGGCGCATGACCATCGACTTCATCCGGCCGGCGCGCATGGATGACGTCGTCGAGGTGGAAACGCGCATGGCCGAGGTGCGAGGCGCGTCGCTCGTCATCGCCCAATCCATCAAGCGAGGCGATGACGTGATCGTGACGGCTGACGTCCGGGTGGCGCTGATCAGGGGAGGGGTACCTGCCCGCATTCCCGAGCCATTGCGGCGCATTCTGAGTGGTGACGCAAAAGTTTAG
- a CDS encoding Biopolymer transport protein ExbD/TolR, with protein sequence MGMSLGASAGGGGGRRRRRRKHAAIADINMTPFIDVMLVLLIIFMVAAPLLTAGVPLDLPQTSAKPINVDQKPLTVSINAEGRVYLNEDEVQPSDVVSRLQARAQEGMEQRIYVRGAKNVNYGRVAEIMSLITAAGFKKVALITEPDQQS encoded by the coding sequence ATGGGCATGTCTCTCGGAGCATCGGCGGGCGGTGGTGGCGGACGGCGCAGGCGTCGCCGCAAGCACGCGGCCATAGCCGACATCAACATGACGCCGTTTATCGACGTCATGCTCGTGTTGCTGATCATCTTCATGGTGGCCGCACCGCTACTGACCGCCGGCGTGCCGCTGGATCTGCCGCAAACCTCGGCCAAGCCGATCAATGTCGACCAGAAGCCGCTGACGGTGTCGATCAATGCCGAGGGCCGCGTCTATCTCAACGAGGACGAGGTCCAACCTTCCGATGTGGTGTCACGCCTCCAGGCGCGGGCCCAGGAGGGAATGGAGCAGCGCATCTATGTGCGTGGCGCCAAGAACGTGAACTACGGCCGCGTCGCCGAGATCATGTCGTTGATCACGGCTGCGGGCTTCAAGAAAGTCGCCCTTATCACCGAACCGGACCAGCAAAGCTGA
- the ruvA gene encoding Holliday junction ATP-dependent DNA helicase RuvA codes for MIGKLKGLVDSYGEDFVIIDVGGVGYVVHCSSRTLQNLPKAGEAATLAIETHVREDMIRLYGFRSDAEREWFRLLQSVQGVGAKVALAILSVLDPGALATAIAMADKTAVARAPGVGPKLAARIVAELKDKAPAFGAVDPVVASLAGASEDRRAPQPAADAISALVNLGYGQPQAAAAIAAAMRQGGEDAPAATLIRLGLKELAR; via the coding sequence GTGATCGGCAAATTGAAGGGGCTCGTCGATTCCTACGGCGAGGATTTCGTCATCATCGACGTCGGCGGTGTCGGCTATGTCGTGCATTGCTCGTCGCGGACGTTACAGAACCTGCCCAAGGCTGGGGAGGCCGCGACGCTCGCCATAGAAACTCATGTGCGCGAGGACATGATCCGCCTTTATGGCTTTCGTTCGGATGCCGAGCGGGAGTGGTTTCGCCTTCTGCAATCGGTCCAGGGTGTCGGCGCGAAAGTGGCGCTCGCCATTCTGTCCGTGCTCGACCCCGGTGCGCTCGCCACGGCCATCGCCATGGCGGACAAGACGGCGGTGGCGCGTGCGCCGGGCGTCGGTCCGAAGCTCGCCGCCCGCATCGTCGCGGAGTTGAAGGACAAGGCCCCGGCGTTCGGTGCGGTCGATCCGGTCGTCGCGAGCCTCGCCGGTGCATCCGAGGATCGGCGTGCGCCGCAGCCGGCGGCTGACGCCATCTCGGCGCTGGTCAATCTCGGCTACGGTCAGCCGCAAGCGGCGGCGGCCATCGCGGCGGCCATGCGGCAGGGCGGTGAGGACGCGCCAGCAGCTACCCTGATCCGCCTCGGACTGAAGGAGCTAGCGCGGTAG
- the ruvB gene encoding Holliday junction branch migration complex subunit RuvB: protein MTQPSRLVTAEMRDDDQELSLRPLALGEFIGQAAARANLGVFIEAAKTRGDALDHVLFVGPPGLGKTTLAQIVARELGVNFRSTSGPVIAKAGDLAAQLTNLEERDVLFIDEIHRLNPAVEEILYPAMEDYQLDLIIGEGPAARSVKIDLPKFTLVGATTRQGLLTTPLRDRFGIPIRLQFYTVEELELIVSRGARVLGIGMSDDGANEIARRARGTPRIAGRLLRRVRDFAIVDGNATITRSVADNALGLLDVDGVGLDLMDRRYLTMIATSFGGGPVGIETIAAALSEPRDAIEEIIEPFLIQKGFVQRTPRGRMLTPHAFRHLGLAEPTREAPQMPLFDDGD from the coding sequence ATGACCCAGCCTTCCCGCCTTGTGACCGCCGAGATGCGGGACGACGATCAGGAGCTCTCGCTCCGCCCGCTCGCCCTCGGCGAGTTCATCGGCCAAGCGGCGGCGCGCGCCAATCTTGGCGTTTTCATCGAAGCGGCCAAGACCCGGGGCGATGCGCTCGACCATGTGCTGTTCGTGGGGCCGCCCGGCCTCGGCAAGACGACGCTGGCGCAGATCGTCGCCCGGGAGCTCGGCGTCAATTTCCGCTCGACTTCCGGACCTGTGATCGCCAAGGCCGGCGATCTCGCGGCGCAGCTCACCAATCTGGAAGAGCGCGACGTGCTCTTCATCGACGAGATCCACCGCCTCAACCCGGCGGTCGAGGAAATCCTCTATCCGGCGATGGAGGACTACCAGCTTGATCTCATCATCGGCGAGGGGCCGGCGGCACGCTCGGTCAAGATCGATCTGCCGAAATTCACCCTCGTGGGCGCCACGACCCGCCAGGGCCTCCTGACGACGCCATTGCGCGATCGCTTCGGCATCCCTATCCGCCTGCAGTTCTATACGGTGGAGGAGCTGGAGCTCATCGTCTCTCGCGGCGCGCGCGTGCTCGGCATCGGCATGAGCGATGATGGCGCCAACGAGATCGCCCGGCGCGCGCGGGGCACGCCGCGCATCGCGGGGCGCCTGCTGCGCCGCGTGCGGGATTTCGCGATCGTCGACGGCAATGCCACGATCACGCGGAGTGTCGCCGACAATGCGCTGGGTCTGCTCGATGTCGACGGAGTCGGGCTCGATCTCATGGATCGGCGCTATCTGACAATGATCGCGACGTCTTTCGGCGGCGGACCGGTGGGGATCGAAACGATCGCCGCTGCACTGTCAGAGCCACGCGACGCGATCGAGGAGATCATCGAGCCCTTCCTGATCCAGAAAGGCTTCGTCCAGCGTACGCCGCGCGGGCGCATGCTCACGCCGCATGCGTTCCGCCATCTCGGTCTCGCCGAGCCGACACGCGAGGCGCCACAGATGCCGCTGTTCGACGACGGTGATTGA
- the yebQ gene encoding Uncharacterized transporter YebQ, giving the protein MTLFSDKAAKDDQRSKDCRDAKGSHAGTPSGASQDVGARDKAAPAGHDMAPPANPPKPATSEEGLPRAARNLASIAIAAAVSLSVIDGTAVNIALPHMARDLNVPAAQAIWLVNIYQLAVTIALLPLSALGDSHGYKRVYCAGLTIFTLASVLCAVAPSFEVLLAGRAIQGLGAAGVMSVNFALVRFIYPPHLLGVGAGRMAVVVALSIASGPTIGASILSVASWHWLFLLNIPIGLFALAASLRYLPITPRSGRPFDTISTLLYAVVIGLFIRGVSTIGGAADRTLPIAELVISAIVGVFFVRRQLKLPLPLLPIDLLKRPIFSLSILTSISSFATQAMTFLALAFYLQDILGWPVIKAGFVMTAWPVAVACTAPLAGRLSDRYPPPYISSAGLMLMTLGIALLAMLPAAATTMDILWRLAFAGVGFGLFQTPNNLTILMGVPRARSGSASGMQSSARLVGQTFGVAAAAAVFGLLGHNAPTAMLTIAACTSGLAAILGVIRTRA; this is encoded by the coding sequence ATGACGCTTTTCAGCGACAAGGCGGCCAAGGACGATCAACGCTCCAAGGACTGCCGGGATGCCAAGGGGTCTCATGCGGGAACGCCTTCCGGGGCCTCTCAAGACGTAGGTGCACGGGACAAGGCTGCGCCGGCCGGGCATGACATGGCGCCGCCGGCGAACCCGCCGAAGCCGGCCACGAGTGAGGAAGGCCTGCCTCGCGCCGCCCGCAATCTCGCCTCCATTGCCATTGCCGCGGCGGTAAGCCTTTCCGTGATTGACGGCACAGCCGTCAATATCGCGCTGCCCCACATGGCGCGCGACCTGAATGTGCCCGCCGCGCAGGCCATCTGGCTCGTCAACATCTACCAGCTCGCGGTGACGATCGCCCTGCTGCCCCTGTCAGCCCTGGGTGACAGCCATGGCTACAAGCGGGTCTACTGCGCGGGTCTCACGATCTTCACGCTTGCCTCGGTGCTTTGCGCCGTGGCGCCATCTTTCGAGGTCCTCCTGGCGGGCCGCGCCATTCAGGGCCTCGGCGCGGCTGGCGTCATGAGTGTGAACTTCGCCCTGGTGCGGTTCATCTATCCGCCCCATCTGCTTGGCGTCGGCGCCGGGCGAATGGCCGTGGTCGTCGCTTTGTCCATCGCCTCGGGGCCGACGATCGGCGCCTCGATCCTCTCCGTGGCGTCGTGGCACTGGCTGTTCCTCCTGAACATTCCGATCGGACTTTTCGCGCTTGCCGCATCGCTGCGCTACCTGCCGATCACCCCGCGGTCAGGACGTCCCTTCGATACGATCAGCACTCTGCTCTATGCCGTGGTGATCGGCTTGTTCATCCGGGGCGTCAGCACCATAGGCGGTGCGGCCGACCGGACCTTGCCGATCGCGGAACTTGTCATATCCGCCATTGTCGGCGTGTTCTTCGTGCGCAGGCAGCTCAAGCTTCCGCTGCCTCTCCTGCCGATCGACCTGCTGAAACGGCCCATATTCAGCCTGTCGATCCTGACCTCGATCTCGTCCTTCGCCACGCAGGCCATGACATTCCTGGCGCTTGCCTTCTATCTGCAGGACATCCTCGGCTGGCCGGTGATCAAGGCGGGTTTCGTGATGACGGCGTGGCCTGTCGCGGTCGCCTGCACGGCACCTCTCGCCGGCCGTCTGTCGGATCGTTATCCCCCGCCCTATATCTCTTCGGCTGGGCTCATGCTGATGACGCTCGGCATCGCACTGCTCGCGATGCTGCCCGCAGCGGCCACCACGATGGATATTCTCTGGCGGCTGGCCTTCGCGGGCGTCGGCTTTGGCCTGTTTCAGACACCGAACAACCTCACCATTCTCATGGGGGTCCCCCGGGCTCGCAGCGGCAGTGCCAGCGGCATGCAGTCGTCGGCGCGCCTCGTCGGCCAGACCTTTGGCGTCGCCGCCGCCGCCGCCGTTTTCGGGCTGCTCGGCCACAATGCCCCCACGGCGATGCTGACCATTGCGGCCTGCACCTCCGGTCTGGCGGCGATACTGGGCGTCATCCGCACCAGGGCCTGA
- a CDS encoding TolA protein: protein MTVKSAILSFVKREPGLVASSTGHAAILVAGLVAFSAAAPFADQQESVAVELMSASEFGAMMRGDKSAKEVKPDPKPRADKVAEVAEEKPVPGEAARDVPAPPARPQVLPDPNVAETPPPPQQAKVEPKPEPPKVEPPKPTPKPEPEPVKVEPPKPEPVKQAEPKPEPPKRPEPPKQAETKPEPPKPEPKKVEAPKPEPKKPEPQKPEPKKQDLAKLIESSETKAKPQPSKPAEQESSKFNPSDIQKLLQSKDKAQNAASTGREVSRTASAGTRTGAGTSNTNAPKLSMAQKDAIGRLLKEQIQRCFAAPPGIDQVKTPPIVRVELSADGSLAASPKVANSSDDPGFRSYAESLRRAILRCAPYHIPAQYAPFMNDWRDLNIVADPQDFLG, encoded by the coding sequence GTGACTGTGAAATCGGCCATCCTCAGTTTTGTGAAGCGTGAACCTGGGCTTGTCGCATCAAGCACCGGGCACGCGGCGATTCTCGTCGCCGGATTGGTCGCCTTCTCGGCGGCTGCTCCCTTCGCGGACCAGCAGGAGTCGGTCGCGGTCGAACTCATGTCCGCGAGTGAATTCGGCGCCATGATGCGGGGCGATAAATCCGCGAAGGAAGTCAAGCCCGATCCCAAGCCTCGCGCCGACAAGGTCGCCGAGGTGGCTGAGGAGAAGCCCGTGCCGGGCGAGGCCGCGCGCGATGTTCCCGCGCCGCCTGCGCGGCCGCAGGTCTTGCCGGACCCCAATGTCGCCGAGACACCGCCGCCTCCGCAGCAGGCAAAGGTCGAGCCGAAGCCCGAGCCGCCCAAGGTCGAGCCGCCGAAGCCAACGCCTAAGCCCGAGCCCGAGCCAGTGAAGGTTGAGCCGCCAAAGCCGGAGCCCGTGAAGCAGGCTGAGCCGAAGCCCGAACCGCCGAAGCGGCCGGAACCGCCGAAGCAGGCCGAGACAAAGCCGGAGCCGCCGAAGCCTGAACCCAAGAAGGTCGAGGCGCCGAAGCCCGAGCCCAAGAAGCCTGAACCCCAGAAGCCCGAGCCGAAAAAGCAGGATCTTGCCAAGCTCATCGAGAGCAGCGAGACGAAAGCCAAGCCCCAGCCCTCGAAGCCTGCCGAGCAAGAGAGCAGCAAGTTCAACCCGAGCGACATCCAGAAGCTGCTGCAGAGCAAGGACAAGGCGCAGAACGCCGCCTCGACCGGCCGTGAGGTGAGCCGCACGGCGTCCGCCGGCACGCGCACGGGAGCGGGTACGAGCAACACCAACGCGCCGAAGCTCTCGATGGCCCAGAAGGACGCGATCGGCCGATTGCTCAAGGAGCAGATCCAGCGCTGCTTCGCGGCGCCGCCTGGGATTGATCAGGTGAAGACACCGCCCATCGTGCGCGTTGAACTGAGCGCGGACGGTTCGCTGGCAGCTTCGCCCAAGGTGGCCAATTCTTCGGACGATCCAGGCTTTCGCTCTTATGCCGAGAGCTTGCGCCGGGCCATCCTGCGTTGCGCGCCCTATCATATTCCCGCCCAGTATGCGCCATTCATGAATGACTGGCGCGACCTCAATATCGTCGCCGACCCTCAGGACTTCTTAGGCTGA
- a CDS encoding Macrolide-specific efflux protein MacA, with the protein MAESTNPSADNRAQPMPAKPRRRSRWRLALVAIAVLAAGAGAMGYMRAASETEARAEPVTAVATRGDIEDAVSALGNIQPRDYVDVGAQVSGQLKQIHVVVGDEVPNNFLLAEIDPVVLVARVEGGRAQLASLKAQLVDRQAQATLARQVFERQGKLRRDKATSEEAYESADAAARSAEAQIDMLKAQISQVESTIRGDEATLGYTKIFAPMAGTVVSLTARKGQTLNTNQQAPIILRIADLSTMTIWTQVSEADVSRLKLGMKAYFNTLGMPQRRWTGTLRQIMPTPEIVNNVVLYTALFDVANPKQELMTQMTAQVYFVVAEASDVITVPFSAVKRGGRERKTTVDIVRDDGSIETRPVEVGVTNRVLAEIRSGIEPGERVVIGNRAGDARTAQGGRPGGPPGLPRMRF; encoded by the coding sequence ATGGCTGAGAGTACCAATCCATCGGCGGACAACAGGGCGCAGCCGATGCCGGCAAAGCCCCGCCGACGCTCGCGCTGGCGCCTAGCGCTCGTCGCCATCGCGGTGCTCGCGGCCGGAGCCGGGGCCATGGGTTACATGCGTGCCGCGTCGGAGACCGAGGCGCGGGCGGAACCTGTGACGGCCGTCGCGACACGCGGCGATATCGAGGATGCCGTATCCGCGCTCGGCAATATTCAGCCGCGGGACTACGTGGATGTGGGTGCCCAGGTATCGGGCCAGCTCAAGCAGATCCACGTCGTCGTAGGCGACGAAGTGCCCAACAATTTCCTGCTGGCCGAGATCGATCCCGTCGTGCTTGTCGCGCGGGTGGAAGGTGGGCGGGCGCAGCTCGCCAGCCTGAAGGCCCAGCTGGTCGATCGGCAGGCGCAGGCGACCCTTGCCCGCCAGGTCTTTGAACGGCAAGGCAAGCTCCGTCGTGACAAGGCGACGAGCGAGGAGGCCTATGAGAGCGCCGACGCCGCGGCGCGCTCCGCCGAGGCCCAGATCGATATGCTGAAAGCCCAGATCAGCCAGGTCGAATCGACGATCCGGGGCGACGAGGCGACGCTCGGCTACACCAAGATCTTCGCGCCCATGGCCGGAACGGTGGTTTCCCTGACCGCGCGCAAAGGGCAGACGCTGAACACCAACCAGCAGGCTCCGATCATCCTGCGCATCGCCGACCTGTCGACCATGACGATCTGGACCCAGGTGTCGGAAGCGGACGTGTCGCGGCTCAAACTCGGCATGAAGGCTTATTTCAACACGCTCGGGATGCCGCAGCGGCGCTGGACCGGCACGCTGCGGCAGATCATGCCGACCCCTGAGATCGTCAACAACGTCGTGCTGTATACGGCCCTGTTCGACGTCGCCAATCCCAAGCAGGAATTGATGACGCAGATGACGGCGCAGGTCTATTTCGTGGTGGCGGAGGCCAGTGATGTGATCACGGTGCCATTCTCCGCGGTGAAGCGTGGCGGCCGCGAGCGGAAGACGACCGTCGATATCGTTCGTGATGATGGCTCGATCGAGACCCGGCCCGTGGAGGTCGGCGTGACCAATCGTGTCCTGGCTGAAATCCGCAGCGGCATCGAGCCGGGAGAGCGCGTGGTGATCGGCAACCGCGCCGGGGACGCCCGCACCGCGCAGGGTGGCCGGCCCGGCGGCCCCCCCGGCCTGCCCCGCATGCGCTTCTGA
- a CDS encoding conserved hypothetical protein (Evidence 4 : Unknown function but conserved in other organisms): MQLAAKLDEFGKPAWIALMVLGFIAWWPLGLAVLAFSVWSGRMGCGMKRGGFGPWAFRRDDGQRWGGRWGGPPSSGNRAFDEYREETLRRLEDEQREFRDFLERLRLAKDKAEFDQFMADRRNRPQTPPSQPESQA; this comes from the coding sequence ATGCAGCTCGCAGCGAAGCTGGACGAATTTGGCAAGCCGGCCTGGATCGCCCTCATGGTGCTGGGCTTCATCGCCTGGTGGCCTCTGGGCCTGGCGGTCCTCGCCTTCTCAGTATGGAGTGGACGTATGGGATGCGGCATGAAGCGCGGCGGTTTCGGCCCTTGGGCATTTCGCCGGGATGACGGGCAGCGTTGGGGCGGCCGGTGGGGTGGCCCGCCGTCGAGCGGCAACCGCGCTTTCGATGAGTATCGCGAGGAGACCTTGCGCCGGCTCGAAGACGAGCAGCGCGAGTTCCGCGACTTCCTCGAGCGCCTGAGGCTGGCCAAGGACAAGGCCGAATTCGACCAGTTTATGGCGGATCGGCGCAATCGCCCGCAGACGCCGCCCTCCCAGCCGGAATCGCAGGCCTGA
- the tolQ gene encoding Tol-Pal system protein TolQ, producing MNPAEVTQAALPHAGGGSLLELFWQAHIVVKLVMLGLIAASVWCWAIVVDKSLLFARTKRAMDRFEEVFWSGQSLEELYRSLHNRPTQGLATLFTAAMREWKRSFEGGGRSMASLSQRIDKVLDVAIQRETARLESRLLVLATVGSSAPFIGLFGTVWGIMTAFQSIAASKNTSLAVVAPGIAEALFATAIGLFAAIPAVIAYNKLQAEAAKAQGRMETFADEFSAILSRQIDERVAA from the coding sequence ATGAATCCGGCCGAGGTTACCCAGGCGGCTCTGCCCCATGCGGGTGGTGGTTCGCTGCTGGAGTTGTTCTGGCAGGCGCACATCGTTGTCAAACTGGTGATGCTGGGACTCATCGCCGCGTCGGTGTGGTGCTGGGCCATCGTCGTCGATAAATCGCTCCTCTTTGCGCGAACCAAGCGTGCGATGGACCGCTTCGAGGAAGTGTTCTGGTCGGGGCAGTCGCTGGAGGAGCTCTATCGCTCCCTGCATAACCGCCCGACCCAAGGGCTGGCGACTCTGTTTACCGCCGCGATGCGGGAATGGAAGCGCTCGTTCGAAGGGGGCGGCCGCTCGATGGCGAGCCTCTCCCAGCGTATCGACAAGGTGCTCGACGTCGCCATCCAGCGTGAAACCGCGCGTCTTGAATCACGCCTGCTTGTTCTGGCCACCGTCGGGTCGTCGGCGCCGTTCATCGGTCTTTTCGGCACGGTCTGGGGCATCATGACGGCGTTCCAGTCGATTGCCGCATCCAAGAATACGAGTCTCGCGGTCGTCGCACCGGGCATCGCGGAGGCGTTGTTCGCGACGGCCATCGGCCTGTTCGCCGCCATTCCGGCTGTCATCGCCTACAACAAGCTGCAGGCGGAGGCCGCCAAGGCGCAAGGGCGCATGGAGACTTTCGCGGATGAGTTCTCTGCCATCCTGTCGCGGCAGATCGACGAACGGGTTGCCGCCTGA
- a CDS encoding TetR family transcriptional regulator has protein sequence MSWSKKDGPRGYHHGNLREALMQAALDLINEKGTAGATFAEAARRAGVSPAAPYRHFRDRDELLAAVAASGFAQFAEALQTAWNQGHPHPAQAFERMGKAYLAFARDNPALYVAMFESGLPADASAELQQAAERAFGVLRSGAEALVAAMPSPGRPPALMVALHIWSMAHGVASLFGRADAARRKVPMAPEDLLEAGFLIYLKGLGGAPE, from the coding sequence ATGAGCTGGTCCAAAAAGGATGGTCCGCGCGGCTATCATCATGGCAACCTGCGGGAAGCCCTGATGCAGGCGGCGCTCGATCTGATCAACGAAAAAGGCACGGCGGGCGCGACCTTCGCGGAGGCCGCGCGGCGCGCGGGTGTGAGCCCCGCCGCGCCCTATCGGCATTTTCGTGACCGGGATGAACTTCTGGCGGCGGTCGCCGCCTCGGGCTTTGCGCAGTTTGCCGAAGCGCTCCAGACGGCCTGGAACCAGGGGCACCCGCATCCGGCGCAGGCCTTCGAGCGCATGGGCAAGGCTTATCTTGCCTTCGCCCGGGATAATCCGGCGCTCTATGTGGCGATGTTCGAGTCGGGCCTGCCGGCGGATGCGAGCGCTGAGCTTCAGCAGGCGGCCGAGCGCGCCTTCGGTGTGCTGCGAAGCGGGGCGGAGGCGCTCGTGGCAGCTATGCCGTCGCCTGGCCGTCCGCCGGCGCTGATGGTCGCCTTGCACATCTGGTCGATGGCGCATGGCGTGGCGAGCCTGTTCGGACGTGCCGACGCAGCGCGACGCAAGGTGCCGATGGCGCCCGAGGATCTCCTCGAGGCAGGGTTTCTCATCTATCTCAAGGGATTGGGCGGAGCGCCGGAGTAG
- the yebC gene encoding putative transcriptional regulator YebC (Evidence 3 : Putative function from multiple computational evidences), translating into MAGHSQFKNIMHRKGKQDAVRSKLFSKLAREITVSAKLGMPDPNMNPRLRAAILAARAENMPKDNIERAIKKAAGGDGENYEEIRYEGYGPGGAALIVEAMTDNRNRTASDVRSYFGKAGGNLAETGAVAFMFDRVGLIEFDAGAASADAMLEAAVDAGADDVASSEDGHEVYCEQGALAEVSKVLEGHFGEPRKSKLIWKPQTPVAVDDETAEKLVRLMETLEDHDDVQNVYGNFEFSDAFLAKLADS; encoded by the coding sequence ATGGCCGGACATTCACAGTTCAAGAATATCATGCACCGGAAAGGCAAGCAGGACGCCGTCCGGTCGAAACTGTTCTCCAAGCTTGCGCGCGAAATCACCGTCTCGGCGAAGCTCGGCATGCCCGATCCGAACATGAACCCGCGTCTGCGCGCCGCCATCCTGGCCGCCCGCGCCGAGAACATGCCAAAGGACAATATCGAGCGTGCCATCAAGAAGGCCGCAGGCGGCGACGGCGAGAACTACGAGGAAATCCGCTACGAGGGCTATGGCCCCGGCGGCGCGGCGCTCATCGTCGAGGCGATGACGGACAATCGTAACCGCACCGCCTCCGACGTCCGCTCCTATTTCGGCAAGGCCGGCGGCAACCTCGCCGAGACCGGCGCGGTGGCTTTCATGTTCGATCGGGTGGGGCTCATAGAGTTCGATGCGGGCGCCGCTTCCGCCGATGCCATGCTCGAGGCGGCCGTCGATGCCGGTGCCGACGACGTGGCGTCCAGCGAGGATGGCCACGAGGTCTATTGCGAGCAGGGCGCTCTGGCCGAAGTCTCCAAGGTGCTTGAAGGCCATTTCGGCGAGCCGCGTAAGTCCAAGCTCATCTGGAAGCCGCAGACCCCGGTGGCCGTCGATGACGAGACCGCCGAGAAACTCGTGCGCCTGATGGAGACGCTCGAGGATCACGACGACGTCCAGAACGTTTACGGTAATTTCGAATTCTCGGACGCTTTCCTCGCCAAGCTTGCGGATTCGTGA
- the ruvC gene encoding crossover junction endodeoxyribonuclease RuvC translates to MVMHPIRILGIDPGLRRTGWGVVAAEGSRLSFIACGCVESNGKLSLAERLRELHVGLTAVLALHAPHEVAVEETFVNKDAQATLKLGHARAIALLVPALADLPVAEYASNLVKKTVVGVGHAEKAQVGAMVRVLLPKATPKTADAADALAIAITHAQHRQARALARRVLESAS, encoded by the coding sequence ATGGTCATGCATCCGATTCGCATTCTCGGTATTGATCCCGGCCTGCGTCGCACGGGCTGGGGCGTCGTGGCGGCGGAGGGCTCGCGGTTGTCCTTCATCGCCTGTGGCTGCGTGGAGTCCAACGGCAAGCTGAGCCTCGCGGAGCGATTGCGGGAGCTGCATGTCGGCCTCACCGCGGTGCTGGCTCTCCATGCGCCGCATGAGGTCGCGGTGGAAGAGACCTTCGTCAACAAGGATGCGCAGGCGACGCTGAAGCTCGGCCACGCCCGCGCCATCGCGCTCCTGGTGCCGGCGCTCGCCGACTTGCCCGTCGCTGAATATGCGAGCAACCTCGTCAAGAAGACCGTGGTCGGTGTCGGCCATGCCGAGAAGGCGCAGGTGGGGGCGATGGTGCGCGTGCTCCTGCCGAAGGCGACGCCGAAGACAGCCGACGCGGCCGATGCCCTGGCCATCGCCATCACCCATGCGCAGCACAGGCAGGCGCGGGCCTTGGCGCGGCGGGTGCTGGAGAGCGCATCGTGA
- a CDS encoding Uncharacterized transporter in cobO 3'region, protein MKPFILTWQFWALMSAAFAALTAILAKIGVSEVNSDYATFIRTIVILITVAALLAATGQWQSPGSVPGRTYVFLALSGLATGASWLCYFRALKLGDAARVAPLDKMSVVLVAIFGVLFLGEKLSGTNWLGVAMIAAGAILIAYRA, encoded by the coding sequence ATGAAACCCTTTATCCTGACCTGGCAGTTCTGGGCGCTGATGTCCGCCGCCTTTGCTGCCTTGACCGCCATCCTCGCCAAGATCGGCGTGAGCGAGGTGAATTCGGACTATGCCACCTTCATCCGCACCATCGTCATCCTCATCACGGTCGCCGCCCTGCTGGCAGCGACCGGCCAGTGGCAATCGCCGGGTTCAGTTCCCGGCAGAACTTATGTCTTCCTCGCCCTCTCGGGCCTCGCAACCGGCGCTTCCTGGCTGTGTTATTTCCGTGCGCTGAAGCTCGGCGACGCAGCGCGCGTCGCCCCTCTCGACAAGATGAGCGTGGTGCTCGTCGCGATCTTCGGAGTCCTGTTCCTCGGCGAGAAACTATCCGGCACCAACTGGCTCGGCGTCGCCATGATCGCCGCAGGCGCGATCCTCATCGCCTATCGCGCATGA